CACTTACTTCGGATCCTAACTTAGATgctataatacttttaaggggcCGGTATCCAAATCAAATCCTTGTTGGAATTCTGCAGCCTCGTAGAGgaaacatctgaggcctctaggccaaGAAAGATCCTATTCTGGAAACCTATTACGGAagaatatattcagaagtcaaagaatgtatttgtattttattatgataaaccccatacaaaagacaatgtcttatataaagcaaacttaaaaaaagcagaaaaaggaacttaaaagaaattttgacaatttaatcaaaattacaaaattataaaaaaagacaaaactaaagcaataattaattaaaatgattgcaAAGCgcagatttgaactgtcgttcattacttataatttgagtactattgggaagattattccagagatgaatagcattaacaaagaactgttgttcagatgcacgatattgatgacgtatttgtattacttgtttattcctatgagttacatcacaaccgttAAAAACCTCGCAAGATTATAATAGTTTctgcagaataaatgtcctagccaaaagtaTTCTTATGTACAAATGGGTGTACTGTTTCCTAAAACGCCATAGGTCCTGCCCTACTGTCGTACTGACATGATTCTttcatgaaagtctatcatcaaactccaaaccaaggtttcttgcagatgaaacaatctcaattggggctccagaaATTGCCATATTAAGATTGGGCgccattgtcacccgattcctatcAATCACAACgcactttgactttgttggatttaaaagtagtccgttgccgtttgcccatgtgtttattcTATCTACGTCACTATTAAGGCtaagtacgccatcgatcagcctctccggcgaagagctcatatacagctgtacgtcgtcggaatacatatgaataccacagttccgcaactgtccaggaaggtccCTGCTATACAGACCCTGTGAAATACCacttgagactggaagataactagaacaccggctatcaacacataccgattggcttctattcgaaaGATAGGAAAATATTAGATCCATtattctttcagaaaatttaaataaatgtttcagtttaggGCAAAGTATATTaggatcaacggaatcaaatgccttcgaatgatctaaaagaacaagaaaggtaaCTTAATCGCTGTTAATATCACaccttacatcttcaactactttcaaaagtgcaatagtgcaactgtgctttggccggaaaccagattgaaaatcagTTTAACAGCGAATTATCCGCAATATATGCTGAaattttccggttgactagagtctcaaatatcgCAGAGATGTCCTTCTGAAATCACCCAAACGATTAAGGAGCAATCCAAGATCGTATCTGgggataagtctcctccccgtgTTTGAGAAAGTATTAGAGAAGATAACGGTGACAAGATTAAGGGAGAGCTACGAGGAGGGTAGTGATCTGTACCAGTTTGACTTTCGGAAGGACACGAGCCCTGTGGATGCCTGAATCTAtgtgcagagagagagagagagagtcgaGCGCCAAATATGTCCTTGCATATTTGTCGACTTTAAAGGCGCATTTGATTAAACCTAATAGTGTACTCAAGAGATTAGGCGAAATAGATTGACGGGAACTTTCTCTCTGTCTTAGTTACTTCTGTGATAGAAGAACTTGCGTGGTTGGTGCTAGCGATATGGTTTGGAGGGATATTCAGCATGGCAGCGTTCCGGGGTTCATCTGTGCTCCatatacatattgggttgcccaaaaagtaattgcggatttttcatatagtcggcgttgacaaatttttccacagcttgtgactctgtaattgcattttttcttctgtcagttatcagctgctacttttaggtTGCtctagaaaaaagtgtaaaaaaagtatatttgattaaagttcattctaagttttattaaaatgcatttactttcttttaaaaaatccgcaattactttttgggcaacccaatatatggtacCTTATTGTGGATAGCCTGCTGGGACTTATCGTTGAGTCCTTCAAAATCAGTGCATATGCAGATGACCTGCTCATCCTGGAGCATTGTGCGCGGATGGTTGATGGTTGATGTTGACGTCGAGCAGGTTAAAACCGTGTCAATGTTGCTCAAGGGCATCTTGTCGCGGAATCGTCCACCCACGATTCGATCTGGCAGAGAAATCATAAAACGTAGCGCTCATAAAATATCTGGAAGTGACTGTTTCAAAGAGAATGGATCTCCTGGTCCATTTGGAGCGGGTGAAGGAGTAAATGACTGGAGTAGCCGGGTTGGTTAAGCGTGATCTGAGAAATGATTGCAGAATTGCTACGACTGTCTTTGGACGAAAGAAAATCCTCTTAtgtcagagggtggcaatgctggcttgcttACCTGTACGTGGGACTTTTTCGACAGATGAactacaggtattgcttggcgcACCTTGCTTGATGTAactcgtgagttacatggcTGTTATGTATAGTGAgaaaaagggaattccattagtgcgtgAGTATTTGCTTATTGCTTCTGAGCTGGCAGATGGAGATGTTAGGCGTCTCAATGCACTTCTTTTGGAGCGTGTAGATGATAGTTGGAAAACTGCACGGGCAACGGACAAACAGTGACAATGGACAAGCAATAGCAATTTATTCATGACGCGATgttcgtacgagaccgcccggaCTTCGGCTTCGGCGTAAGTCTGGGCTTTATACTGACAGGTCATGGCTACttttatgcatttttgcatCCAAGGAACTTGTCGCCTGTACGATGCAGACATTAAAGGCGCAatggggattagcgaggcggtgtgAGATTTTAGTAGGGCTCTTgaagacgagacgactgttgcaaggctggctgggttaggccagtcgacctccttctttaatttggaccagatcgggccagatttgaatatagctgccatgtagaccgatctcttggacTTATAAAAGgcgatttagctgcaatttcACACAGTAACtaatgttagacttttcgacatccgtgtctgtATTTGGATGTGGCTACCACAAAAACCAATatcttgttctacaaaattgaacaatgacttgtatttattagacctctcaatatctaaccatgtcgaatttggtccaaatcggaccatatttcgataaagcttttTGATAAAGccttgttttcatttatttttatacccaccaccatagggtgggggtgtaataatctagtcattctgtttgtaacacctcgaaatattcgtctaagaccccataaagtatagatattgtTGATCCTCtctacattctgagtcgatctagccatgttcgcctgtccgtccgtctgtcgaaatcacgatagcggtcgaaggtgtaaagctagccgcttgaaattttgcacacatactgactattaatgtaggtggttggggattgcaaatgaacatatcggttcagatttagacgacatagcccccatgtaaacgaaactcccgatttgacttcttgagtccctggaggccacaattttcgtcccatttgtctgaaattttgcaagcagtgttttgttaagacctTTAACAagtgttccaagtacggtccaaatcagtctatagcctgatatagctcccatataaaccaatcgcccgatttgatttcttgagccgttacaagccgcaatttttgtcagatttggctgaaattttgcaagtagtgttctgtcatgactttcaacagctgtgtcaagtacggtacaaatcggtctataacctgatatagctatcatttaaaccaatctcccgatttgacttcttgagcccttacaagacgcaatttttgtctaatttggctgaaattttgcaagtagtgttctggtatgacttacaacaactgtgcgaagtacggtctaaatcggtctataacctgatatagctcccatgctcccatgacctcttgagccctaggttaggtaagaatggcagtcctttacagactcacttaggcaaTTTTAAGTCCACGGTAGCGAcaaaccaaggcttctggcgggaatcgaacccactacccctgcactggtaatccaagcacgctaccaactcggctaccggggcgccccttgagaccttacaagacGAAAGTTTTGTAAGATTTGAAATTaagcacgtagtattttgttatgactttttataagtgtgtcatgtacggttcaaatcggtccataacgcgatatagctcccatataaacagttcttccgatttgacttcttgagcccttacaaaccggaatttctgtccgattgggctaaaattaagAGTGTGGTGTTCccttatgtcttccaacaactatgacaagtacggtcaaaatcggtgtatatcctggtatagctcccatataaaccgatctcccgatttgacttcttgagccattcttagctgcaatttttgtacgatttggctaaaattgagcatgtagtagtttattatgactttcaacaactgttccaagtacggtccaaatcggtctataacccgacatatttcccgatttgacgtcaTGAGCTTTTaatagccgcagtttttgtccgattttgctgaaattttgcatgcggtgttctgtcacgacttccaacaactgtgtcgaaatcaatcgataacctgatatagctcccatgttaaccggtctCACGATCATCgtggttcggttcctagagctttaaattttgctggtttgacagaagtctggtatatagaataaaattatgaccttcaactaaatttattttgtataaatttttagcagaatccatggtggtgggtttccaagattcagcCCACTCGAACTTAACGCTTCTTCACTTGTTTTAATTATCTTTAAATGATTCATGTATAAACcatttaataaattataaacctTTCATTCGCAGGAATTTGATTGGAGCGAAAAGGAAATCTCCTACATCTTGTCCAGTTTCTTTTGGGGCTATGTTTTAACCCAACTGCCGGGAGGAGCTTTGTGTAAACGCTTTGGGGCTAAAATCGTTATGGGCTTGTCCACATTCATCTCGGCTGTGTTAAGTGCCATAACACCTTGGTGTGTTGGTTGGGGTAGTTGGCAAGCATTCTGCGCCATAAGGGTAATACAAGGTGTAGTTCAAGGTGTACTATTTCCATGTATCTTTGATCATTTGGCAAAATGGTGTCCATTGAAAGAACGAAATCGCTTGGGTGCTTTTAGCCAGACAGGCATAGATTGTGGTACGGTTTTGGCTTTGGGCATAAGTGGCTTTATAGCTGCTGGTCCCATGGGTTGGCCCGGCATATCGTATATATCAGCTGCAGTTTGTTTCCTATGGTGTTTGCTATGGCTCATATTTGGGGCGAATAATGTATGCGAATCTAAATTTGCCACAGAAGCTGAGAGACATTACATCGAATCATCCATGGCCCATACAGaagattttcatcaaaagaaaATTGCCATACCTTGGAGGGCGATTTTCACATCTATGCCATTTCTCATTTTGTTGATTGCTCGTTGCTCCCACATTTATGGTCTGTCAACGCTgcaatcccaaataccttcttACTTAAATGGAGTATTGAACATGGACATCAAATCGAATGCCTTGAATTCGTCAATGCCCTTCATGGCCAGTTGGGCAGTATCATACCTATATCTGTTCGCGGGTGATTTCTTGCAGCAAAAGGATATCTGGAGCTTGACAGCCATACGAAAAGTCTTCAATAGTTTTGCCTTTTGGATACCGGCCATTGGTTTGGTGATCATAGGATTTCTGGATGAAGACAACAAAGCCTGGGCCCTGACCCTTATGGTAATAAGTGTGGCAGCGAATAGTGGAAATGTTATTGGAAGTTCCTTAAACTCCATTGATTTGTCACCCAATCATGCGGGTTTTCTGATGTCCGTTCTTAATACAGCGGCAAGTGTTATGTCACTATTGGCGCCGCTTATTGTGGGATTTATTGTCACAGATGGGGTAAGTTTTTCTAGAAACGAGAAATGTCATAAGTTTAACAATTTTCTTTGTTCCTTCTTTTTTCAGAACATGCGTACCCAATGGCAAATTGTATTTGCCATTGCTGCAGCAGTGTTTTTTCTGGGAAATTTGGTTTATGTGATATGGGGTACCACAGACACCCAGCCCTGGAAcgatgaaaattttcttttgcctAAGGATGCAGAACATTCAAATGGGGAAGAGAAACATAAACATAGCTTTGCTGATGCTATGCAGAAACCGCCAACTATTTCAGAAAAGGTTGACTGATAATTCTAAGcaaaattctatagaaataagaaaaataaacttttattgtaatataggttgcccaaaaagtaattgcggatttttcatatagtcggcgttgacaaattttttcacagcttgtgactctgtaattgcattctttcttctgtcagttatcagctgttacttttagcttgctttagaaaaaaagtgtaaaaaaagtatatttgattaaatttcattccaagttttattaaaaatgcatttactttcttttaaaaaatacgcaattactttttgggcaacccatagtttgTAAACGGTAGGAGAATAGTTTGTTTTgtgatatgaaataaaaaaaaactaagattGACAATAAATGTACAGTAATAACATTTTCAAACAGAAAAGGACGATTAGGTTGGCTGCAGAGAGCATACTAATCGCCCTTTCAGTGAACTGATACTCCCTCAGATGTGCTACTTGTCGAGAGGAAATTTCGAGACATCAATTACGCAGTAGTTAACCCAAGTGTGGTCCAATTTTCTGGCGCAAACGGTGGTAGTCGCAGACGAGAGTCATTAATGACGCCATTCGCCTTATCCGCGGTTTCCCAGCCGATGGAcacccatcacaatttaccgtagaCAAAGTTAAGAATGTCATACGTGGCGCCAGGTCAACCAAGGCATTGGGCCCCCGacgaaatctctacactgatgctaaaGAAACTGAGTCTACCTGAATTCGAACAACTTATAACTGTCCTCAAATTGTGTTTTAGCACTCTTATCGTACTCAATGTCTGGAAGTGAGGCAGATTGATCGCGCTACTGGAGCCTGGAAaagactccaaagactcaacatctgcggtggtggcgtcagaccgcggCATGTTGTCCTGCCCTCCTATAGGGGTTGgttgccttggcacctgtagtcgagagtaatgcttcaagcgcacaactactcctcagactaattaatgaggaagagacggataatccagagggatgcacagttcgtccccagccttcaAGTAAAGGTGGAGTTTCTGGCTCCGATTCaaacagcgactgtgtcaatgcaacagctaattaatgaggaagagacggataatccagagggatgcacagttcgtccccagccttcaAGTAAAGGTGGAGTTTCTGACTCCGATTCaaacagcgactgtgtcaatgcaACAGctatcgcagccgaatcgagatatgagcgcatcgggatgacagcagaagtgagcgatggctttgctaagctcacaagcagaccgagaaagcgatccgatgTACgtcgaaggagacagaggagtatgtaccggcagcgtattcgggcaaaagtgcaggatgttggaagggatagaactgacattccaagcactactacggaagctggaaaaagaatcagatctcccgaagagcataacgctGCTAAAataatgaagaagaaaaagagctccccctttcaagtaaaattgcaaattttgcccatgaacattccactaaggaacaggggtaaaacttctcacatatccatgaatgcagtccgattcaagttttaaactcaatgataaggggccttctttttatagccgagtccgaacggcgtgccgcagtgcgacacctctttggagagaagttttacatggcatagtacctcacaaatgtaaacagcactaggagggaaaaaccaccgctgaaaatttttctggtggtctcgtcaggatttgaacctggcgtcataggcggacatgctaacctctgcgccacgatggcctCCGAGCTTTCCCCCCGcattcaagtactctgggaaaaccaagccagccatcccgcaatggagactccagacaatgtcctgcggaggtagacaaagttggaacaaaaACGAAGTAAgcacgcacggcccctgagtcttcatggaggactgtgacttcgaAAAGGAGGtaacagccatcacggaaggggaagatggtcgctgagaatggtaaggggtcggcctcttacgccagagtggcaaggaagcacaacagagatgagctgacttatgcagtcatcaatatcggccatgtccgtccgtcgtctgtcgaaatcacgatagcggtcgaacgcgtaaagcaaaccgcttgaaattttgcgcagatacttaatgATGATGTAggtcgtccgttcgtccgtctgtggaactttcgaaggagtaaaactaggcgcatgaagttttgcacaaatacttcttataagtgtaggtcggttgggattgtaaatgggccaaatcggtcgatgttttgatatagctgccatataaatcgatcttgggccttgacttcttgggcttttaaagggcgcaattcttatctgatttggctgaaattttgcctgacctGTTTCGTTAttacttcaaataactgtgctaagtatggttcaaatcggtccatgacctgatatagccgccatataaaccgatgttgggtcttgacttcttgagtctctatagtgcgcaattcttatccgattggaatttagcaccacgtgttttgttatgatatccaacaactgtgccaagtatggttcaaatcggtccatagcttgatatagttgctatataaaccgatcttgggtcttgacttcttgagcctctatagtgcccaattcttatccgattggaattttgcaccacgtgttttgttatgatatccaacaactgtgccaagtatggttcaaatcggtccataacctgatatagctgtcatataaagcgatcttgggtcttgacttcttgagcttttagaggccgaaattcttatccgatttggccgaaatgttgacttccaacaacagtgtcaagtatggctcaaatcagtccaaatcctgatatagccgccacataaaccgatctcctgattagacttctttggcctctagagggcgcaattctaatgcgatttggctgaaattttgcctaacgTGTTCTATTAttagttccaacaactgtgcttagtatagtggaaatcggtccatatcctgatatagctgctatataaaccgattttgggtcttgacttcttgagcttttagaggccgaaattcttatccgatttggccgaaattttgcatgaagtgttttattttgatttccaacaacagtatcaagtatggtctaaatcactccatatcctgatatagccgtcatataaatcTCGATTAgactcccgattagacttcttgggcttcgaGATGGgctccaatatggttgaaattttgcatatgtcttttcggtatgacttccaataactgttccaagtatggtctaaatcggtatataacctgaaatagctgccatataaaccgatctccctgtttgacttcttaagcctctggatggcgcaattattactcgatttgcctgaaattttggagatggTGTTTTAcgatttgaaaaagtcattcaaagaacttggttttgttttaaatgtcaCGCATAAGAGTTTATTTTTTCGtcaaaccaaacaaacaaacttcttgaaaatttcaactaaaatcGCATATACCTAAATAAGGAATTGTTTATACCAAACGGGACCAAAAAAATCTTAAGCATCAAATCATGGTCAATTTTACTAGCAGTTAgttaaattttcattcatttggaGTTCCCTTTTTTTTCAGAGTACAATTTTATTATCTGTTTATATATTGAAATCTTTCACAGAATTTGACAAtttcaatccatggtggagggtatttaagattcggccaagCTCAACTTgacacgctttcacttgtttttgtttgctttttaaacaaacacacaaattaaattaagaCTAAGGCCAAATAGgtataaatatttgaaatgtgGAAAATCCCGGAAATAATGGGAAAGCTCTAAGAGGCACCCACAAAATGATCtgaaatcaataaataaatgaaataaaattgtaCACATGACATTTCTCCACGTCATTCTGTAgttacacaaaattttagcccaaaaatggaattataaaaataaacgtttttttgtcattaaaaattCATAGCACTAGTatttaatattatttgtttgtttatgctTATTTGGTGGTTCACAAGTTCTTTATTCATGGCAAAACATTTAAgcaaatattaacaaaatataCTTTCAAATGTTGCCCTACATCCGCAATGTGAGAAATAaatgaataattaaaaaaaaatactttttgccTTAAAATCTTTAGgcagtttttcaaaaattcaaatttcttaaGAGATATTTGAGGCTTTAGTTTTGATATCGAaaagcataaaaaaaatttaaaaaaatctctaAGCAAATCCTAGTATGTTTTTCTTCATGTGTAGCAAATAAAACCACTTTTAATACATGCTGTCTCCATCAGCAGTAGGGGTATAGTCAGTTAATTGAAATTGAGACGCCCCAAAATTTTAGAGGCTTGCCTCCATAGATTTCAATTTTAGTGGGACGGTCATTGACAAGTGATGAAGTGTTAAGAAATAAAGTTggcaaattaatttaatttatcgAAATTCAGAGAAACATATAAAAATGGCCGTGGAAGAAAATAAAGGTTAGTGCtgcgcaaaaaaaaacttggattGTAATAGATTTTGACACattaaattaattgaaatagACACACATCTTGTTAATAAAAGTTCAGAAAAGCATgcacaaaaaattgtataaattaGTAGAACATATTTTTAGTACTCTGTGTCTAAGGCAATCAATTAAAATGTGTTTTGAAGAGcacttttgttatgatatgccacttgataaaagctttattttctttttttttcaaaatttttaggcCCAAAATTTGGTATGCGTCACATGCAAGCCtttttgatattttcaaatatCGTTGTGATTTATATTAGCCGACTTAATATAGGAGTAGCAGTGGTGGCAATGACACATGCAGAAACAACAAATCCAGATTTTCCGGTAAgtaaaaagaaaaagtaaaagcgtgctaagttcggccgggacgaactttggatacccaccacctcggaaatgaaaaaatgcatcatttttgcccccatggcagctttatcaaaaagcctaacataagtcactgtgtcaaatttggccgaaatgcgacttttatgggtctaagaacttaaatcgagagatcagattatatgacagctatatccaaatctggaccgatctgaaccaaattgcagaaagttgtcgaagaacctaacgcaactcaccgtcccaaatttcggcgaaatcggacaataaatgcgccttttatgggcccaagaccttaaaacgagatatcggtctatatgacagctatatccaaatctgaaccgatctgggtcagaTTGTAGAAGGACGTCGAgtgacctaatacaactcactgtcccaaatttcggtgaaatcggacaataaatgcgccttttatggcgccaaaaaccttaaaacgagagatcggtctatatgacagctatatccaaatctggaccgatctgcgcaatATTGTAAAGAGATGgcgagtggcctaacgcaactcactgtcctaaatttcagcgacatcggacaataaatgcgccttttatgggcctaagaccttacatcgagagatcggtctatatgaaatctggaccgatctgagccaaattgcagaaagttgtcgaagaacctaactgaactcactgtcccaaatttcgtcgacatcggacaataaatacaccttttattggcccaaaacgttaaatcgagagttcggtctatatggcagctatatccaaatctggaccgatctgggtcaaattgtagaaggatgtcgggtggccttacacaactcactgtcacaaatttctgcgaaatcggtcaataaatgcttcctttatgggcccaaaaccttaaaacgagagatcggtctatataacagctaaatccaaatctaaaccgatctgggtcaaattgtagaaggatgttgagtggcctaacacaactcactgtcccaaatttcagcaaaatcggataatacatgtggcttttatgggcctaagactttaaatcgacggatcggtctatatgggggctatatcaagatatagtccgatatagcccatcttcgaactttacctacttaattgtttttcagcgaaatcggttaaaaaataaagcatttatgggctttagactctttatcggcagatcggtctatatagcagctacatccaaatattgtccgatttggcccgttctaaAACTTAACCAACGTGCATTAAATAgacgtatctatgccaaatttcagataatgtaagatggatggatcaaagctagagcgcagagtgttttagactacctgaccataatacggttctgcagacGCAGATCCGGAAGATCACGGACTGCATGAGGTGGTGCGGTGTTAACGCGAggtcgtcgagtgtgaacatctttacggacagtaaaatgaccataagggcaataacaaccaggacggtaagatcaagaacaatcttggaatgtaagaaggagattaacgccttctcttgcAAATCCGCATAGTTGGGGTGCCGTGCCATAACGAAGGGAGGAGGAAAGAAAGGGCAGAcggtttggcggtgaaggcctgaGGACTgatttcaataaacttggttaacccgaagcctttcgggttaacgcagtccgagttaagggcctgggcgacgaacgcactgtgtaacactgtggaacagtgaaacagtcCCTGCTGCCGTGGGACGACTTTCTTCGAGGTGACTCTTTCTTCGATGACTATCTGGAGCGAGTCTTCCCGGGGAGGGAGCAATGAGCTGGGGGCAACGGCCCTTCTTGCTTCCCTCTGTTTATACGGAAGTGTTTAAACTGAGTGAGGGCACCGGACCAAGGGTTTTTGTTGTATTCCCAGGAATAGGCgagtcacatagacttctggATGGGTGCAGTGTTTAACAGGCTGAAGTTTTAATGATCCTCAGGGCCTTGGGTGACCCTGAGTCAGAAGTGGTGGCCCTCTCTGCCTGTTACAATTTGTGTGAACAGTCAGCACattgttgccaaatcgaaaatcttgaaaaaaatcTAGAACTTTTGAACGAATGGGcctgggcgacgaacgcgcatgtaacactgtggaacagcgaaatagtCAGTAAGACGGTGAAATCCTATGTGGTGATCCGAATCATGATAGCAAGTAAGAAGCAGGTCGTTGTCTCGGAGCCCAAGGacaaccatcacaatttaccgtgggcgaagttacgaatgtcatccgtggctccAAAGCATCcgaggcgttgggccccgacggaatctctacactgatgctatggaatcaaaacatggaccgatatggtccattttcaaattcaaccgacctacactaattaaaagtatttgagcgtctagctttacagacagacagacggatggacatggctaaatcgacttgcaatgccaagatgatcaagaatataggctATGTGGGatctaagatcaatatttcgatgtgtgacaaacgaaatgacgaaattggtgtaTCCCCATACCATGGTAGAGCGACTAAAAAGAGTGGCAGATTGGGCA
The genomic region above belongs to Stomoxys calcitrans chromosome 5, idStoCalc2.1, whole genome shotgun sequence and contains:
- the LOC106091526 gene encoding putative inorganic phosphate cotransporter, with product MTKAEDKGPAFGMRHAQALLLFLNIVAIYISRLNIGVAVVAMTNAETTNPDFPEFDWSEKEISYILSSFFWGYVLTQLPGGALCKRFGAKIVMGLSTFISAVLSAITPWCVGWGSWQAFCAIRVIQGVVQGVLFPCIFDHLAKWCPLKERNRLGAFSQTGIDCGTVLALGISGFIAAGPMGWPGISYISAAVCFLWCLLWLIFGANNVCESKFATEAERHYIESSMAHTEDFHQKKIAIPWRAIFTSMPFLILLIARCSHIYGLSTLQSQIPSYLNGVLNMDIKSNALNSSMPFMASWAVSYLYLFAGDFLQQKDIWSLTAIRKVFNSFAFWIPAIGLVIIGFLDEDNKAWALTLMVISVAANSGNVIGSSLNSIDLSPNHAGFLMSVLNTAASVMSLLAPLIVGFIVTDGNMRTQWQIVFAIAAAVFFLGNLVYVIWGTTDTQPWNDENFLLPKDAEHSNGEEKHKHSFADAMQKPPTISEKVD